The following are from one region of the bacterium genome:
- a CDS encoding site-specific integrase, whose product MAEEDIYGNKRRYERMVANIDALALPVTSHGVRGRRKYHCKNPDNLQYFHRLHRIFESRDTSFTRRGRLLGILLFLTAATDKNLADCDREDVNEMVAKAHTVNHSSESKETFFKAMKYIWGQLFPELDSRGRVQDGVVPYPVRHVSTRVDRSRQRRRNDRLAESEIDRLIAYFGTDPQMQAYIALALESLGRPQEICYTRVGDVEIRDGAAKIWVSSHGKEGTKFLHCIESYPYVARWLARHPYRDDREAFLFIASGEKDRQLTPANINKKLRLACARLGIERRITAYSLKRNGVTIRRLRGESDVEIQHVAGWTSTKQLKTYDLSSAEDVFSNQMSRKLGPSQVAAGESEKSVRRTCACGALAAPIDRLCGTCGRVLDPQQIEREQQADREIREVFARALQNPEASLAEIIAAYRKERVFWGSSS is encoded by the coding sequence ATGGCAGAGGAGGATATTTACGGCAACAAGAGAAGATACGAACGGATGGTTGCGAACATCGACGCGCTCGCACTTCCGGTGACTTCGCATGGAGTTCGTGGCCGTCGAAAATACCACTGCAAGAACCCTGACAATCTTCAGTACTTCCATCGACTACACAGAATCTTCGAGAGCCGCGATACCAGCTTCACGCGGAGGGGCAGGTTGCTGGGAATACTCCTGTTTCTGACTGCGGCAACAGACAAGAATCTGGCTGATTGCGATCGGGAGGACGTCAATGAGATGGTTGCGAAGGCACATACAGTGAACCACTCGAGCGAATCAAAGGAGACCTTCTTCAAGGCGATGAAGTACATCTGGGGGCAGCTCTTCCCGGAGCTTGACTCAAGGGGGCGAGTTCAAGATGGAGTTGTTCCATACCCAGTCAGGCACGTCTCCACGCGGGTAGACAGGAGTAGACAGCGCCGGCGAAATGACCGCCTGGCTGAGAGTGAGATCGATCGGCTGATCGCGTACTTCGGTACCGATCCGCAGATGCAGGCCTACATAGCCCTCGCGCTGGAGTCGCTCGGGCGGCCCCAGGAGATCTGCTACACGCGGGTAGGGGACGTCGAGATCAGAGATGGGGCCGCGAAGATCTGGGTTAGCTCGCACGGGAAGGAAGGGACGAAGTTTCTTCATTGCATTGAATCATATCCGTACGTGGCTCGTTGGCTTGCCCGGCATCCATACCGCGATGATCGAGAGGCGTTTCTCTTCATTGCATCCGGCGAGAAGGATCGCCAACTCACACCGGCGAACATCAACAAGAAGCTACGCCTCGCGTGTGCTCGACTCGGAATCGAGCGACGGATTACCGCGTATTCGCTGAAGCGGAACGGCGTGACTATACGCCGGCTGCGCGGGGAGTCCGACGTGGAGATCCAGCACGTTGCGGGCTGGACATCAACGAAGCAGCTCAAGACCTACGATCTCTCTAGCGCCGAAGACGTCTTCTCGAATCAGATGAGTCGAAAGCTCGGGCCCTCGCAGGTCGCCGCAGGAGAGTCCGAGAAATCTGTTCGGAGGACGTGTGCCTGTGGCGCACTTGCGGCCCCGATTGACAGGCTCTGTGGGACCTGTGGGCGAGTACTTGATCCGCAGCAGATCGAGCGGGAGCAGCAAGCAGATCGTGAGATCAGGGAGGTGTTTGCGAGAGCGCTTCAGAATCCGGAAGCGAGCCTTGCAGAGATAATCGCGGCGTATAGAAAGGAGAGGGTCTTCTGGGGATCTTCGAGCTAA
- a CDS encoding DUF2958 domain-containing protein, whose protein sequence is MLDRHQDAEWGYFSLPELRSLRTRSGIEVDRDLHWTPTRAGAIQRIARRY, encoded by the coding sequence TTGCTTGACCGCCACCAAGATGCCGAGTGGGGCTACTTCAGTCTCCCTGAACTGCGGTCCCTAAGGACTCGCAGCGGAATAGAAGTCGACCGAGACCTGCATTGGACGCCCACACGCGCCGGAGCCATTCAGCGAATCGCCAGACGGTATTAG
- a CDS encoding MMPL family transporter, with product MSESDAPAADAASVAGPDSPREGPRAPSLRRRLELAVAAIGLACHRRPRRVLVCALAIVLGLAGQLPRLEFLADVDRYLDVDDPIRQSYDLLREQFGRDDFLLVAITPPRVFDPDFLTVLRELHEQIEDDFPYVDEVQSLINARETRGEGDTLIVGELFDEWPDSPQAVSRLQQLARDNPFYRDLFLSTDGRTVGIVIRPLTFAPVDLDVLAGFSDATTDGEPDDEIEYLSEAQVGELVAAAQALVRTFRSTHPAVEIEVAGSPVLNREIQQLTLRELTRFSGYAFMAIGALLLLVFRRWAAVLLPITLVSASVVATLGLMGATGRPLTFVSQIVPSFILAVGVGFSVHLLAIFFQNLDRGQARENALRGALHHSGPAILMSSLTTAGGMLSFVPANLVPIRDIGLFIPFGVLGAALLSLTALPAVLALIQIRARTSTADTADPMTERLLEHCGRIGTRYPKSVIACALVVLSVAGAGIPKITSDYDPLERLPEENEARIAIESIDRTMGGASGMELILDSGHENGLHDPQLLERIERLQTYAEATDTEGVRITKTISVVDIVKEIHQALNQGASDAYSVASDRKLIAQELLLFENAGSDDLEEVVDSRFQLARVTLKAPQVGAGSQIRFLEENVEPLRAIVPEAKVEVTGFFA from the coding sequence ATGTCTGAATCCGACGCCCCCGCGGCGGATGCCGCGTCTGTCGCCGGCCCAGATTCACCACGTGAGGGTCCGCGAGCCCCGAGCCTTCGTCGACGACTCGAACTTGCAGTCGCTGCGATCGGACTGGCCTGCCATCGACGCCCGCGCAGGGTGTTGGTGTGCGCCCTTGCGATCGTGCTGGGGCTGGCCGGCCAGCTTCCGAGGCTCGAGTTTCTGGCCGACGTCGACCGGTATCTGGACGTCGATGATCCGATCCGCCAAAGCTACGACCTGCTACGCGAGCAGTTCGGCCGCGACGACTTCCTTCTCGTCGCAATCACGCCGCCCCGAGTCTTCGATCCCGACTTCCTCACCGTCTTGCGTGAGCTGCACGAGCAGATAGAAGACGACTTTCCCTACGTCGACGAAGTCCAGAGCCTCATCAACGCCCGTGAGACTCGCGGCGAAGGCGATACGCTGATCGTGGGAGAGCTGTTCGACGAATGGCCTGACTCACCTCAGGCCGTTTCCCGATTGCAGCAGCTCGCCAGAGACAATCCCTTCTATCGCGATCTATTCCTGTCAACAGACGGGCGGACCGTCGGAATCGTGATTCGGCCCTTGACGTTTGCACCCGTCGATCTCGACGTGCTCGCCGGGTTCAGCGACGCGACCACCGACGGGGAGCCCGACGACGAGATCGAATACCTCTCAGAGGCACAAGTCGGAGAGCTCGTTGCGGCCGCGCAAGCGCTCGTTCGGACGTTCCGATCTACGCACCCGGCCGTCGAAATCGAGGTGGCGGGCTCACCGGTTCTGAACCGGGAGATCCAACAGCTCACGCTTCGGGAGCTCACGCGATTCTCCGGCTACGCGTTCATGGCCATCGGGGCTCTCCTCCTCCTCGTCTTCCGACGCTGGGCTGCCGTTCTGCTCCCCATTACGCTCGTGAGCGCCTCAGTCGTGGCGACGCTCGGCTTGATGGGAGCGACAGGCCGCCCGCTCACGTTCGTGAGCCAGATCGTCCCTTCCTTCATTCTTGCGGTCGGCGTGGGATTCTCGGTCCACCTCTTGGCGATTTTCTTCCAGAACCTCGATCGGGGGCAGGCGCGAGAAAACGCACTGCGTGGCGCGCTGCATCATTCAGGACCCGCGATCTTGATGTCGAGCCTCACGACGGCTGGTGGCATGTTGTCCTTCGTCCCCGCCAATCTCGTCCCGATTCGAGACATCGGATTGTTCATTCCGTTTGGCGTACTCGGTGCGGCGTTGCTCTCTCTGACCGCGCTCCCTGCCGTGCTTGCGCTGATCCAGATTCGGGCGCGCACATCGACCGCAGATACGGCCGATCCGATGACGGAACGATTACTCGAACACTGCGGGCGCATCGGAACTCGCTATCCAAAGAGCGTCATCGCTTGCGCTCTCGTCGTGTTGTCGGTGGCTGGCGCCGGTATTCCGAAAATCACGAGTGACTATGACCCGCTCGAACGGCTACCCGAAGAGAACGAGGCTCGGATCGCCATCGAATCAATCGATCGCACAATGGGCGGAGCGAGCGGAATGGAGCTCATTCTCGACTCCGGGCACGAGAATGGTCTGCACGACCCGCAGCTTCTCGAGCGGATCGAGCGCCTGCAGACATACGCCGAGGCCACCGATACCGAGGGCGTCCGAATCACAAAGACGATCTCCGTCGTTGATATCGTCAAGGAAATCCACCAGGCGCTCAATCAAGGGGCTTCCGATGCATACTCGGTAGCCTCCGATCGCAAGCTGATCGCACAGGAACTACTGCTTTTCGAGAACGCGGGCAGCGACGATCTCGAAGAAGTCGTGGATTCGAGATTTCAGCTGGCGCGGGTCACGTTGAAAGCGCCTCAAGTTGGAGCCGGCTCTCAGATCAGATTTCTCGAAGAGAACGTCGAGCCGCTCCGCGCCATCGTGCCCGAGGCAAAGGTCGAAGTGACCGGCTTCTTTGCTTGA
- a CDS encoding cytochrome P450, producing the protein MSAAETALTDIFLSEEFQTNPADVVARVRREDPVHYIRELDAWMVTRHEDVRSLFTDSRVTNDRRAYANYSLPPEGTTARWIAENGPFAAPPEQHARMRRLVSSALTPRAVKRMEQQVRDVVAQYAHPLRGRVGFVDLFEKFTEPVPNVVIGRIAGVPPNGTDELRWRTLGREAVRGVSPFLSPEERKRSEDAMTELCDYVRVLAAERRRRPEADLITDLVQTHDEDDQMTNDEIVLMVAGLVAAGTETTTIAATRGLRSLLLNKGEMRRLWRHPELMANAVDELMRFDFGSMGMPRYALEDFSFHGRDIKKGQLMLLSFIGAHRDPDVFPDPDKLDLGRDVKALTIFGHGPHYCLGANLARQELACMYEAALEFLPWCSSLVEDAVKWTRFGMFSRIESLPVDFHE; encoded by the coding sequence ATGAGTGCTGCAGAGACCGCCCTGACCGACATCTTTCTCAGTGAAGAGTTCCAGACGAATCCGGCCGACGTCGTAGCGCGCGTCCGTCGCGAGGATCCGGTCCACTACATCCGAGAGCTCGATGCCTGGATGGTGACACGCCACGAGGACGTGAGGTCGCTCTTCACCGATTCGCGGGTCACCAACGATCGTCGCGCCTATGCGAACTACTCCCTTCCGCCCGAAGGCACCACGGCACGGTGGATCGCCGAGAACGGACCGTTTGCCGCCCCACCCGAGCAGCACGCAAGGATGCGCCGGCTGGTTTCCTCGGCTCTCACTCCACGTGCCGTAAAGCGAATGGAGCAACAAGTTCGTGATGTCGTCGCTCAGTACGCCCATCCGTTGCGCGGGCGAGTCGGCTTCGTGGATCTGTTTGAAAAATTCACGGAGCCGGTTCCCAACGTCGTGATCGGACGCATCGCAGGTGTTCCGCCGAATGGGACCGACGAGCTGCGTTGGCGCACGCTCGGTAGGGAAGCGGTTCGCGGCGTCTCGCCGTTTCTCAGCCCCGAAGAGCGAAAGCGCTCGGAAGACGCCATGACGGAACTCTGCGACTACGTGCGCGTTCTCGCCGCCGAGCGGCGACGACGTCCTGAAGCCGACCTCATCACTGATCTCGTCCAGACCCACGACGAGGACGACCAGATGACGAATGACGAAATCGTCCTGATGGTCGCTGGCCTCGTTGCTGCTGGAACCGAAACGACCACGATCGCCGCCACGCGAGGACTCCGTTCGCTGCTGCTGAACAAAGGCGAAATGCGAAGACTCTGGCGACACCCAGAACTGATGGCCAACGCCGTTGACGAGCTCATGCGCTTCGATTTCGGCTCGATGGGAATGCCACGCTACGCCCTCGAGGACTTCTCGTTCCACGGGCGGGACATCAAGAAGGGCCAGCTGATGCTCCTCAGCTTCATTGGGGCACACCGCGACCCAGACGTGTTTCCGGACCCCGACAAGCTCGATCTCGGGCGAGACGTGAAGGCCTTGACGATCTTCGGTCACGGTCCGCACTACTGCCTGGGCGCCAATCTCGCCCGGCAAGAACTTGCCTGCATGTACGAGGCAGCGCTCGAATTCCTCCCTTGGTGCTCCTCGCTCGTCGAAGACGCCGTCAAATGGACGCGCTTCGGCATGTTCAGCCGAATCGAATCCCTGCCGGTAGATTTCCACGAATGA
- a CDS encoding tetratricopeptide repeat protein, which yields MLTGSQMGSSRSELDWQRKLAHSLPDNQSVQIDLIDALVARGRHLEAIEWGEEVIRRNPGSDDGFRALLNVNAALGRNHEALEHFERILQLRRANADDYATAATLLHGSDVTRAVELYRAALNLDTEHFAANMNLASALADNGDFTGARSHLLRARSAAPGNASVTIGLAQLDAIAGDAESAVLRLQEILSTDPANERARRLLREIQNTTINEPRLRED from the coding sequence GTGTTGACCGGAAGTCAAATGGGCTCCAGCCGATCCGAACTCGATTGGCAGAGAAAGCTCGCGCATTCCCTCCCGGACAATCAGAGCGTTCAAATTGACCTCATCGACGCACTCGTCGCGAGGGGGCGGCATCTCGAGGCCATCGAATGGGGCGAAGAAGTCATTCGACGCAACCCCGGGAGCGACGATGGATTCCGCGCACTTCTCAACGTGAACGCCGCGCTCGGCCGCAATCACGAAGCGCTCGAGCATTTCGAGAGGATTCTCCAGCTCCGACGCGCGAACGCCGACGACTACGCAACCGCTGCAACACTTCTCCACGGCAGCGACGTCACACGCGCAGTCGAGCTCTATCGGGCTGCGCTCAACCTGGATACCGAGCATTTCGCGGCGAACATGAACCTCGCGTCAGCACTCGCCGACAACGGTGACTTCACAGGGGCCCGTTCCCACCTCCTGCGGGCACGATCTGCGGCGCCCGGCAATGCCTCGGTCACGATCGGTCTGGCTCAGCTCGACGCGATCGCGGGAGATGCAGAATCGGCGGTACTCCGACTCCAGGAGATTCTGTCGACGGACCCCGCCAACGAGCGCGCCCGCCGACTCTTGCGAGAGATTCAGAACACCACAATCAACGAGCCACGTTTGCGAGAGGATTGA
- a CDS encoding cytochrome P450, with the protein MENEVTAADYNFLDPKVRANPYPYYEALRRESPVHPMMEGTPLFAVSRFKDVEYVLHHPAKFSSTAFQALFSGGLNLSPNSGALAGHRLLESPMMISVDPPNHMRLRGIVNRGFTPRRIAALEPRLREIAERFVDEALDRGEMDLVQDLSIPFPVTVIAELLGIDPERRGDFKRWSDATVIGLSGIAKDFTKEAVRENADEMSEFIDEIAAERRENPKDDLISVLVSAQDGEEALSDGEVRSFVFLLLVAGNETTTNLIGNAVSALLRHPDQLKQVQSDPKLIPQTIEEVVRYDSPIQSLPRVATETVELDGGTVEKGSFLMTLFASANRDDEKFPDAATFDIHRKPQGHVGFGHGIHFCLGASLARLEARVALETLLSRCRKLELRSNEIPMLDSLALRGPKSVPLAFEAA; encoded by the coding sequence ATGGAAAATGAAGTGACGGCTGCCGACTACAACTTCCTCGACCCCAAGGTTCGGGCGAATCCTTATCCATACTACGAGGCGCTTCGGCGCGAGAGCCCCGTCCATCCGATGATGGAAGGCACGCCACTCTTCGCGGTCAGTCGATTCAAGGACGTCGAATATGTCCTCCACCATCCGGCGAAGTTTTCATCCACCGCGTTTCAGGCGCTGTTCTCGGGTGGACTCAACCTGAGCCCGAACTCAGGGGCACTCGCGGGTCACCGACTCCTCGAGTCGCCGATGATGATTTCGGTCGACCCGCCGAACCACATGCGGCTCCGCGGAATCGTGAACCGCGGCTTCACACCGCGCCGCATTGCCGCTCTCGAACCCCGATTGCGGGAAATCGCTGAGCGCTTCGTCGATGAGGCCCTCGACCGCGGAGAGATGGACCTTGTGCAAGACCTGTCCATCCCGTTCCCCGTCACCGTCATCGCCGAGCTCCTCGGAATTGACCCCGAGAGGCGAGGCGACTTCAAGAGGTGGTCGGATGCGACGGTGATTGGGCTTTCCGGAATCGCCAAGGACTTCACGAAGGAGGCGGTTCGGGAGAACGCCGACGAGATGTCGGAGTTTATTGACGAAATCGCCGCAGAGCGTCGAGAAAATCCAAAGGATGACCTCATCAGCGTGCTTGTCAGTGCACAGGACGGCGAGGAGGCGCTGTCGGATGGTGAGGTTCGCTCGTTCGTATTCCTCTTGCTCGTGGCCGGAAACGAAACCACGACCAACCTCATCGGGAACGCCGTGAGTGCTCTTCTGCGACACCCAGACCAGCTCAAGCAAGTGCAGAGTGACCCCAAGTTGATTCCTCAGACCATTGAGGAAGTCGTTCGCTACGACTCCCCGATTCAGTCGCTCCCGCGAGTTGCGACCGAAACGGTGGAGCTCGATGGCGGAACGGTCGAAAAGGGCTCCTTCCTCATGACGCTCTTCGCCTCCGCCAACCGCGATGACGAGAAATTCCCTGACGCCGCGACCTTCGACATCCACCGAAAGCCGCAGGGGCACGTCGGATTCGGTCACGGAATCCACTTCTGTCTCGGTGCTTCTCTCGCCCGCCTCGAGGCGAGGGTTGCACTCGAGACGCTCCTTTCTCGTTGTAGAAAGCTAGAGCTTCGGAGCAACGAGATTCCGATGCTCGACTCGTTGGCGCTGAGAGGACCGAAGTCGGTTCCTCTGGCATTCGAGGCAGCGTGA
- a CDS encoding alpha/beta hydrolase, with product MRLPGAGVQLTADVRGPEDGPPVLLLHGGGQTRHAWANTASELAKDGWRAIALDLRGHGDSDWPEDGDYDPEHFAADLRTVVDALREPPAVVGASLGGMMTLASLRLSETQLYSEVVLVDIAPRMEREGVERIVGFMLGYPDGFDTLSDAADAISAYRPNKPRPSDLSGLKRTLRRSPDGRWHWRWDVRFLTSKFQPGEKGIERLGSSRQAMEESLLAGARRIEVPTLLVRGAESDVVSQEGADNLLDAVPHAQCVDIKNAGHMVSGDQNDAFTAAVVDFLAKSFQQRSKR from the coding sequence ATTCGACTTCCAGGGGCCGGAGTCCAGCTCACTGCCGATGTGCGAGGTCCCGAAGACGGTCCTCCCGTACTTCTCTTGCACGGAGGCGGACAGACGCGCCACGCCTGGGCAAACACTGCGTCGGAGCTTGCGAAGGACGGATGGCGCGCCATCGCACTCGACCTCAGAGGGCACGGCGACAGCGACTGGCCAGAAGACGGCGACTACGACCCGGAGCATTTCGCCGCCGACCTTCGCACGGTCGTCGACGCGTTGCGGGAGCCACCTGCCGTCGTGGGTGCCTCTCTTGGTGGGATGATGACGCTGGCGTCATTGCGACTGTCAGAAACTCAGCTCTATTCGGAAGTGGTTCTCGTCGACATCGCGCCTCGAATGGAACGAGAAGGCGTGGAACGCATCGTCGGGTTCATGCTGGGCTACCCGGACGGCTTCGACACCTTGAGCGATGCGGCTGATGCCATCTCGGCCTACCGACCCAACAAGCCCCGACCGTCCGACTTGAGCGGCCTCAAACGAACACTTCGTCGCTCGCCCGACGGACGATGGCACTGGCGTTGGGATGTTCGCTTTCTGACGTCGAAATTTCAGCCGGGCGAAAAAGGCATCGAACGTCTCGGATCGTCGAGACAAGCCATGGAGGAGAGCCTACTTGCCGGCGCTCGCCGAATCGAGGTCCCGACGTTGTTGGTGCGAGGCGCCGAGAGCGATGTAGTGAGCCAAGAAGGAGCCGACAACCTACTTGATGCTGTCCCACATGCTCAGTGCGTCGACATCAAGAACGCGGGGCACATGGTTTCGGGCGACCAAAACGACGCGTTTACTGCGGCGGTCGTCGACTTTCTTGCAAAGTCCTTCCAGCAAAGGTCCAAACGGTGA
- a CDS encoding cytochrome P450 — protein sequence MDYNPLSPESRANPYPGYALLRKEAPVHEMQPFGVFAVSRHEDVQHVLKTPEVFSSAGMRAMMTGQTGMMGSGQRSSALTDSNSVISSDPPIHDRLRAVVNRGFTPRRMAELEPRVRAIAKDCLASLPASGEVDFVQALSMPLPVRVIAELLGVPSERLHDFKRWSDAIVTSATGVSGDGDPEIALKAREEFLDYFAGAIQERRRSPNDDLISTLIRAEEGEGTLSEGEVLAFTVLLLVAGNETTTNLLGNALLALTAHPEQLAKVTDNPEMIPGVVEEALRYDSPVQAVFRQTAADTELCGVPIPKEKMVMVLLGSANHDEEWLANAEQFDVTRELKGHIGFGFGLHFCLGASLARLEARVALEEFFGRCKNVERATSNVEWIDSLILRGPKSVRIRFEG from the coding sequence ATGGACTACAACCCTCTTTCTCCCGAATCGCGCGCGAATCCCTACCCTGGATACGCGCTTCTTCGAAAGGAGGCGCCCGTCCACGAGATGCAGCCCTTCGGTGTGTTCGCCGTAAGCCGTCACGAAGACGTGCAGCACGTGTTGAAGACTCCGGAAGTGTTCTCGTCCGCGGGCATGCGAGCCATGATGACCGGCCAGACGGGCATGATGGGCTCGGGTCAGCGCTCAAGCGCATTGACCGATTCGAATAGCGTGATCTCGTCCGACCCGCCGATCCACGACCGACTACGGGCAGTCGTCAATCGCGGCTTCACGCCGCGCCGAATGGCGGAGCTCGAGCCACGGGTGCGCGCAATCGCAAAGGATTGCCTCGCCTCACTCCCAGCCTCCGGCGAGGTCGACTTTGTGCAGGCGTTGTCCATGCCGCTCCCCGTCCGGGTCATCGCGGAGCTTCTTGGCGTCCCATCCGAACGCCTCCACGACTTCAAGCGCTGGTCCGACGCGATCGTCACGAGCGCGACGGGCGTCTCCGGCGACGGGGATCCCGAGATTGCGCTCAAAGCCCGTGAGGAATTCCTCGACTACTTCGCCGGGGCGATCCAGGAACGTCGGCGAAGCCCCAACGACGATCTGATCTCGACTCTGATTCGGGCCGAGGAAGGCGAAGGCACGCTATCGGAGGGTGAGGTGCTCGCCTTTACAGTGCTCCTACTCGTCGCCGGCAACGAAACCACAACCAACCTGCTCGGGAACGCGCTGCTTGCCTTAACAGCTCATCCTGAACAGCTCGCGAAGGTCACAGATAACCCGGAGATGATTCCGGGCGTGGTTGAGGAAGCGCTTCGCTACGACTCACCGGTGCAAGCCGTCTTCCGCCAGACAGCCGCTGACACGGAGCTATGTGGCGTTCCCATCCCCAAGGAAAAGATGGTCATGGTGTTGCTTGGCTCTGCCAATCACGACGAGGAGTGGCTGGCGAATGCCGAGCAATTCGACGTCACCCGAGAGCTCAAGGGGCATATCGGATTTGGATTCGGGCTTCATTTTTGCCTCGGCGCATCCCTCGCTCGGCTCGAGGCTCGCGTAGCTCTCGAGGAGTTCTTCGGCCGATGCAAGAACGTCGAGCGAGCGACTTCGAACGTGGAGTGGATTGATTCACTCATCCTTAGGGGACCGAAGTCCGTTCGCATTCGGTTTGAGGGCTAG